From the genome of Methanothrix soehngenii GP6:
GAGGCGCGGAGACCCACGGCATGGCCCAGAGAGGGGGGAGCGTGATCAATCACACCCGAATAGGATGCCGCTTCAGCCCCTTGGTCGCTCCGGGCAGCGCCGATCTCTTGATCGCCCTGGAGCCAGCTGAGGCCCTGCGATTTGGCCATTTCCTCTCCCCAGATGGGGTGGCCCTGATCAGCAACCAGCCGGTCCTGCCGGTAACTGTCACCACCGGAAGAGCCCGGTATCCCTCTTTAGATGATCTGATAGAGCCGCTTTGTGGCCAATGCCAGAGGGTCCTGGCCCTGGATGCCACCGCCCTGGCGCGGAAGGCGGGAACCGCTCAGGCCATGAACGTGGTGATGCTCGGCGCCCTTTCCCAGTATATTCCCCTCTCAGAGGAGCATATCATCCAAGCCCTGGTTGAGGTTGTGCCGCCAAAGCATCTGGAGGCAAATAAGAGGGCATTTGCATTGGGAAAAGCTGAAGTAGAATAGGGGAGATAGACCAGTCTATGGAAGAAGAGAAAAAAATGGTTGAGAACAAGCCAGAAGAAAACAAAACTGAGGAGAAGGCAGAGCCTGTAATCACCCGGAGCATGAGGGAAGAGGCCTGCCCAACCTGCGGAGCGACAGAGCCCTCCATGCCTGCCGTCCTCCCCGACATGAGCTGGTCCATAGAGAAGCTGATCGCCGCCACCAAGGACAAGCATATGCTTGTGCGCTCCAACGCCATCATGCTCCTCTCTAAACGGGATATATCTGAGTCCCTGGAGGCTTTAATTGAGGCCCTCAAAGACGAGGAGTATCTGGTAAAGAGCAATGCCATGGTGGCCATTGCCGGATATGGAAAGCAGGTATCCGATCGCATGATCGAGGCCCTGGAAGATGCAGACAAGGATGTGCGTGCGGGAGCGGCCTGGGTGATCGGTGAGCTGAAGGAGAACCGGGCGGTGGCTGCTTTAGAGAAGGTGGCCAAGGACGACTATCCCCTGGCCAGGATCCAGGCAAAGGCCTCTTTGATCGCCATGGGCAGGGGACCCAAGAAGCCAGAGGCTCAGCCTCCTGTGGCTCAGACGTCTGAAGATTCAACCGAAGAAGGGGACAAAGAGGCAGAGAAGAGCGAAGAGAAGAAGGCAGAATAGATCTGCGAATCTTTTTTCTTTTCAGACAAAATATATCAATCATAAGAGCATAGAATATGTTATGGAAGCCCCAATAGGCAAGAGCGTGTACAATTTTATCGATCTCGTGGGAACCTCAAATGAAAGCTGGGAGGACGCTGTCCAATCTGCAATCAATACTGCGAACCGAAAACTGACCAACGTAAGAATTGCCGAGGTCACGAGGATGGACACCAGGCTTAGAGAGGGAGGGATAATGGAGTACAGGGTAAGGGTGACTCTCTCCTTTAAGCATGAGGTCGAGCCCGAGACGCTCTGAGCTCAAAATAATCCCCGGATTCCGGGAGATGATCTATAAAAGGAAAGGCTTAACAGCTAAACTAAAGTAAGGGAAAATGTGCCCCGGATAAGCCTGATCATCCCCACCAGAAACGAATCCCAAACCATACGCCAGTGTATCCAAAGGGCACTGGAGGCCTTCGAGAAGGCGGGCCTTGAGGGAGAGATAATCGTTGCGGACAGTTCCACCGACCAGACGGCGGATATCGCTGCCTCCTGCGGGGCGAAGGTTGTATTCCCCCAGAGGCTGGGGTATGGCAATGCATACCTATTGGGTTTCCAGGAGGCTGGAGGGGACTATATATTTCTCATGGACGGGGACCTCACCTACGACCCCGAGACCATTTTGGATATGCTTCCCTGCCTGGAGAGCGGCGAGTATGACCTGGTCATGGGATCGAGGCTCAAAGGCAGGATCATCCCAGGAGCGATGCCCGCCCTTCATCGTTATGTAGGAAATCCTATTTTGACCTGGATTTTGAACAGGCTCTTCTCTGCCGGAATCTCCGACGCCCATTGCGGTCTGCGTGGCATAACCAGGGATGCCCTCTATAAGCTGAACCTCAGGTCCGGGGGAATGGAGTTCGCCTCGGAGATGGTGATCGAGGCCGCCTCCCGCGGCTTGAGGATTGCTGAGGTTCCCATTACCTACTATCCCCGCCGGGGAGACTCCAAGCTGAACTCGTTCACCGATGGCTGGAGGCATATGCGATTCATGATGCTCTACCGGCCAGGGCCCTTTCTGCTCGTCCCGGGCCTGGTAGCACTCCTCCTCGGCCTGATCCTGGCAGTGGTGGTTTACATAGAGGGTGGCTCGAGGATGCATTCCTTGATCCTGGGGGGACTGCTGCTGATCATCGGCTATCAGATGCTTCTTGCCGGGATGCATTTCAGAGCTTTTGGCGCTGCCTGGGGCCTTTCCAGGTCGAGCGGAATGAAGAAGCTTATCAGCTACCATTCCCTGGAAAAAGAGCTCTTAATAGGGCTGGCTCTGCTGGCAGCGGGAATTGTCATTGGCCTCGTGGTCCTCATGAGGTGGAGAGGGGCGGGCTTTGGTGCATTGGATGCCGCCCAGAACGCTATGGTGGCCATGATACTCACCATTCTTGGAATTCAGACCATCTTCTCCGGGATGTTCATCAGCCTGCTATTGCTTTACAATGGGCACCAGGATGGCGAATAAGAGGTGGAGATCGCTTATGTGTACGATGCCGTCTATCCCTGGGTCAAAGGCGGTGCGGAGAAGAGGATCTATGAGATCTCCCGAAGGCTGGCGGCGCGCGGGCATGTCGTCCACTGCTACGGCATGAAATGGTGGCAGGGAGAGGACGAGATCGAAAGAGAGGGCGTTCGCTTTCATGGCATATGCGAGCCCAGGCCCCTTTATGTCAATGGAAAGAGATCGATTGGAGAGGCTGCCTACTTTGCCGCCAGGCTGCTTTCTCACCCCTCAAAGGAGGCGGTGGTCGACTGCCAGAATTTTCCTTATCTGTCCTGCTTTTCCGCTCGTCTCTTGAACAGTTGGAGGAAGAAGAACCAGAAGCTCTTTATCACCTGGCATGAGGTCTGGAAAGATTACTGGCATGAGTACCTGGGAAAGAAGGGAGAAATTGGCAGGATCACGGAATTGATCGCTGCCCGGCTGACCGATCGCAACCTGGCAGTATCGAAGAGGACGGCCAGGGATCTGGAGAGCCTGGGGGCAAGAGGGGTACAGGTGGTGCCAAACGGCATCGACTGGCAAAAGATCGAGGGGATAGCGCCCTCCCCAAAGAGTTTTGATATCGTTTTTGCCGGAAGGCTGGCCGCCCATAAGAATATCCACCTCCTAATTCAGGCGGTGAGCATAATGAAGTCAGAGATCCCGGATGTGCGGGCGGCGATCATTGGCGACGGGCCGGAGATGGAGAGGCTGAGATCGCTGACAGGGAAATTGGGGCTGGAGAAAAATATCGAGTTCTGCGGATTTCTGGAGAACTATGATGATGCTCTGGCCCTGATGAAGTCCTCCCGGGCCTTCGCCTCACCCTCCACCAGAGAGGGATTCGGCATGGCCGCCCTGGATGCCAATGCCTGCGGCCTGCCGGTGGTGACTGTCGAGCACAGGATGAATGCTGTGATGGATCTGGTCACAGAGAATACCGGGATCATCTGCCCGCCTGCGCCCGAGGATCTGGCAGACGGCCTCCTTTTGGCTCTTCAAGAGAGCCCGAGGATGCGCAGGCCCTGCCTGAAGCTGGCACAGGGCTACGACTGGGAGAGGATCTGCGATCTGGTGGAAAAGATCTATGAGGAGGAGTAGATCTGAGGGTAAGATGCAGATAGGAAGAGAGGAATTCTGCGAGACTCGGACAACCCAATTTTAGAGGAGGATAAGGTGGATCTTCTGACCAGACCGATACTGATTGCTCAGAGCGAGGAGCCGAATAATATATTACATCTTAAAAGCTAACCATATTACCAACTGTATTGTATACAACTATAAATATAACGGTCCCGGGCAGAACCACTAGCAAAAGGCGGGAACCAACCAACAATAGCTTGAATTAAAAGTCACTCAAGTCCGGCCTTCTTCGCAATCCTATTAGCCCAAAGGCGAGGAAGGAGCACCTATCATGGCAATCATCAAGTACCCATCAAGTACCCATCAAGTACCCATCAAGTGCATGAAAACCACCAGAGCCTTTCGATTTTCCGTGATTTCTGACTGCCTTGCCATGCCAATTAGTTCGATTCTATCAAGTATCCATCAAGTAATCTTGTCCCTTCTTGGGTCAGCCCAAAACGGGATATATCGCATCAATTTCGGCGCTGCGCTTGGATCGTAGGGAAGGACAAGGCCGGAATCCACTGCTTCGCGGATGAGACGAGAGGCAAGAGCAAGGTTCCTCTGCTCGATGCCAAACCGCTCTCGAATTGAGGTATTTGTCATATTTTCCCTGTTAACATAGCGCAGGCAGGCATGCAAATACACGGCTCTAACGCGATCTGCCTTGTCCATCTTGGTCAATGGACGATGCGCAAACAGCACTACTCGAGTATGATCACTTGTAGCCTCCAGCAAAGGAGCTGGAAGTTGGTACAACTCTGTTTGAAACACCACTTTATCCCATCCACTGCCACGCTCTTCGCAAATTCCGAACCGACGCATGAGTGCAGCCAATGCCTCGTTACGAGATCGAGGAGGCGTATCCACAAAGCGATATGTATCAACTAATGGCTTACCTGGATTGGTAACCTCTATGCGGTCCGCAAAGATTTCCACCATCGGGCTCGCACCTGCAATTGAAAAATCCTGATGGATGAGCGCATTGGCCACAAGTTCGCGTACCGCCAACTCGGGAAACATAGGTACTTTCTTGCGTAAAGCTTGTCCAATTAGCTCATTAGAAGGCAGCAAACCATTGATGTATTCGATAAGACCTTCAAAACCACTAGCATAACCCTTCACAAGGACATATTCCTTGATAGTCTCAATTCGATTATTTCCTCGATACTGAATCACTCGTATAGGTTTGCGCTTAAGTGCTGTGAAGCTATCTATCCTCTTGGCAAGCAAAATCGCGCCAAGGTTGGTTATATCCCAGCCACTTGCCTCACAGGGTGCAATCAGACTATCATTGGCCAGCGCTTCCAAGATACCAGCACGACTCTCAGGTAATGGAAGCTTCAGCAAATCAAAAAAGGCAGGGTAGTCTAACAGCTTTAGTACTTCCTCTCCGCTAACTCGCTCTGCCGCCATACTGCTCTCGAATGGATATCGATCAAAAATATGCCAAAGAGCTCGTTCCTTCTCTGGGAAATCCTTGAGTCTTTTCTTGTATGAGCCTACCCGGATGAACTCATTACCCTTGAACTGCACAGGTTGGCGGGAAGCGCGTCCAATTTCTAGCAACACCACAGATAGCCCCTCCACCTTGACTTCGAAGAACTGGAAATGGATTCTAGGTGACAATTCGTGGAGCAGCCAATTTTCCAACTCCTCATTACCTACTTTTGTAGTTTTTGGCGAAAACTGAGTGCCTATTATTGAATGATTTCCATCACTCACCCCCCACACTATATAGGCCGAGCTTTTACCAGCCAGCGCAGCGGAATTCGATAATGCAGAAATATATTCACCGATATCATGAGGTTCAGCGTAATTGCTTTTGAACTCTACCCATTCGGCTTCTCGAGGCTGTTTGGATAGCTCATGTACTAAACTGATAATGTAGTCGTTGGTACGTTCATTAATTAATATCCCTCACGGGCAAGCTCTGAATCATTCAGTCTTCGTCTTAGCTTCAGCCAAAATATATACCTTGTCGAACATCTTCGATACTTCGATATCCTCCTGAGATTGATTATGTTTTGCAGAACACCTCATATTCCCTGTGGTGGTATGCACCCCAAATAAGCCTCTTTTAATTGTTTTAGATCGCCCCTCAGCTCCGTGATATGCTCTCACCTCATCCCAGTTTTGAAGATTTGGGTGCATGTCCAATGCCTAACGCGGCAGAGAACCCGCAGCCATGCCCCGAATTTCCCAATCTTTCAGATAGCGGCTGTCAAATCATCACCCTTCATGCTATCCATAGCAGGATACCTCCCCCGGAGGAGGAGCGAGAAGCTGCAAAGGCCGAGGCCGCCGCTCTGAAGATTTCCCGCCGGAGTGGTCGATAAGGAATATGGGACGAAGAGGATGCTGTAATGCATCGATCAGGCAAAAATTTTTGCCCCGCACTTGTGTTGGTTGGTCGACAAGAGCGGACATCATTGAAGCTGCTGCAACTACGTGCTAGTTTCAATTAAGGGGCTCTTCGCTGAATTATGTGGGTCAGGCCCGGCAGCGGTTATAGTCTCTGTTCCTCTGCGCCTCTGTGGTTGGGTCAGAGCATAGCGGTTCACCCCAGATGCAAAAGGATGCAGACAATTTCCGATTCAAGTTCACCCATGCCAAATAGCGAGAGGAGCCAAAATCGATTTATCCCTAATGCAAAAAAATGTAACATTTGATATGAAATCCAATCCTCACTTCCCATATCAGCCGGACGTGGTTGAATTATACATATCCACGAATATTGTGATCGTCTCGTTGCTGGCGCTCGCATTGCCAATATTCATATCGTCATCAATCCCGGCGCTCTTCTTCTCTTCGCAATCAGGACATGCGGCGGAATCGCTGGTCCTGACAGGTATTGCCGATACGCGGTCCACTCCTGCTCGGGTCATGTCCACGAGCTGCGTGGTGTTGACAAATGCGGCATTCTCCGATTTGGCCAACTCGATGAACCTCTTCAGGGCATCCAGATAATCTCCATTGCCCGATATGGATGTGGTCAGGCTTATCACCAGGGGCTCGTCCCGGCCCTTGATCTCATTATACTTGGCGGCAAGAGCATCATACCACTCATCGGCCCCCAGACCGTTATCCTTAAAGCAGCTGTCCTGAAGCGGCATCAAACCGTCCGATACCGTATAGCTGCTTGTTGGCACAGCATAGAAATCGTGGCCGTCAACCGGATAGGGCCAGACATCGTCCTCATGGCCGGGAGCATAAATGATCCCTGCCTGGAAGCCGGCATTATACTCGATGCCCAGATCGTCCAGTGCCTTGTAGGTGTCCTCGTTCTGATCAAAGGACAACGGCTTGTATCCCCGAATGGGCTTTTCGTTCTTGCCGCATACATGAGCCGCACTCGCATAACTATAGGAGCTCTCAAGTATTGCCCGCTGTTCCTTATATGGCATTGTGCTCAATTTTTCATCCGAATGATTTCCCGCCATGCCAAACTCGATATTCCCATAAAGGCCCAGCTGGGTTAGATACAAAACCAGACTGGATGCGGAAACGTCCTGGGTCAAGAACATGGTTGATGGTATTTTATCCTTGATCATCGAGTTGTACACGTTGGCGATATTGTCCCTGTCGTCTGCCGATTGCTCCTCTGTAGGAGTTGCGGATCCGCTCACATCGATCATCAGATTGACGACTTGCGAGCTCTCCTGCTGCGACATCCCCTCGGGAACGGCAGCCAAAATACATAGGCTCCGGTGACAGTTCTGGAGAAAGATTAATTGATCGATCCTCTCGTTCTTTTACGCTAGATTATATTTTTTCATTATGGTGATTTCTTCTTTGATAGCCACATTAATGGCATCTATAAGGACTGCATTGGTTGCTTCAACTGAGCTATTAATCTTGTTATCTGCGGGAGGTAATTTCATATTTCCATATGCGTCAAAGCTGCCCTTCCTTAAGCCCAAATGCGATATATTATTTCTATATTCGGTCTTTACGTGGTTCTCTAGAAAATTATTTAAGCTTTTGCCAATAAACCTTTTGAAAAATATTCTAGTAAGATCATTATCCGGTATCGTAATGGATGGCCTTTTGAAGCTTAAATCTTGCTTCAATTTCATCACGTTTTCATTTTGTATTTCTCTTAAACGCTCGCTTATTCTAAAAAGACATAATAATCTATAGTATGGATTGCATGAGTTAATTGCTTCTCTATAAAGCGTTAGACAAGGACGCAATACTTGCGGAATGTAATTGACAGTAATTATGTCATCCACATCAAGCTCAACTGGCATGTATGGCATTGTTGTATAAGATCGCTGCATTCGCCCTTTTTTTGTCAAAACCTCTATACGTTGTATTTGAATTGGTATTCTTTTTCGGAGGCATATCGCATCAAGAATTCCAATAAACGTCTTATGAGCAATATCGAGAGCGGAATCTATATTATCTTCGGGTATTGTCATAACGATGCTTCGAAGCAAGCCTTCTATGCTCTTCAACTCTACAGTGGCCTGGTGCAAATCGGCATTAACATCAGGATAACGATACTCAAACGAGATTTCATTTAATCGATGGTCGCAATGCTCATGGAAAAGCAAATGGGAAAAACCTTCCCAGGGGTTAACGTGGTGTTCAGTATCATTAAAATATATAAGGAACTCGGAAGCCAAAAAACATTTGACAACAAAGGGTCCCTTATATGTGCCAACATCATCAAAATCGATAGTAACTGTAGAGCCCTGAAATTTTAGTGGCAGATCGGAAATCCCAACTGTTCTGTCGTCGACTTTTTTAAAATGATCTTTTATACCCAGAGGGCTATATTTCATGGAGCAAGAATTTAATTAGCTGATTTATACTTTTTTTGGTAATTTGAAACTTAGGTAGTTTGCGGGTCCTCTTTGTCGACCAGTGCCCATTATCGCTAAATCTAGCATAAACACCGTCTCCAGAACAAACCATCGGAATAGGAATTCTCTTTACGAAGAGTTAAATCCATTGCCGTCCATTAATATATCGTACTGGTGGGATTAGAGGTGGCGGAAGAGAGCAAGAGGCCCAAGTCGCCGAATAGGGGAATGGAGCATAACATACATGGGATGCATGGCACGGCCAAAGGCCATAAGACGGATGATGCAGGCGAAATGCATGAGAATCACCAAATGGGCATGGCCCGGCATCCGGACAAATCCAGCAAGAGACACCGTGGCAGACATGAAGGCCATAAAACCGAGGATTTTAAAAGACGATTCATAATTTCTCTGATTATAACGATACCAATCCTGCTCCTCTCTTCTTTTATCCAGGAATTATTCCGGTTCGAATTGCAGTTTCCGGGCTCCCTTTATGTGGTGTTCCTGCTCTCATCATTGGTTTATTTTTATGGTGGCTATCCCTTTCTGAAAGGATTTTTCAAAGAAGTCAAGGATAAAAATATAGGGATGATGACTCTCATCGCCACCGCCATAAGTGCAGCTTATTTTTACAGTTCGGCGGTCGTCTTTGGCCTTATGGGCGAGACCTTCTTCTGGGAGCTGGCCACGCTGATCGATATCATGCTTTTTGGCCACTGGATTGAGATGCGTTCAATCCTCGGAGCTTCCCGAGCCTTAGAGGAGCTGGTCAAGATCATGCCCTCGGAAGCCCACTTGATAAAAGATGGCCAGACGGTGGAGGTCAAGGTCGAATCTCTTAAGCCGGGAGACCGAGTCCTGGTCAAACCCGGGGAGAAGATACCCATCGACGGAACGGTGATCGAGGGAGAGACAAGCGTAAATGAGTCCATGCTCACAGGCGAATCCAGGCCGGTCAGGAAAAGAGCGGGAGACGACGTGATAGGCGGGTCCATCAATGGCGAGGGCTCGATATCGATAGAAGTTAAGAAGATCGGATCCGAGACCTACCTCAGTCAGATCATCGAGCTTGTCAGGCAGGCTCAGGAGAGCAAATCCAGGACTCAGGACCTGGCAGACAATGCCGCTCGATGGCTTACCATAATATCTCTGAGCGTCGGAGCTATCACATTTGCCGCCTGGCTCAACTTCAGCAAAGACTCGGCTTTTGCCATTGAGAGAGCAGTCACAGTGATGGTCATATCCTGTCCCCATGCTCTGGGGCTGGCAGTTCCTCTTGTGGTTGCAGTCTCAACCTCACTGGCTGCGAAATCAGGTCTATTGATCCGGGATAGATCCGCTTTTGAGAGGGCCAGAGACATCCAGGCGGTGGTCTTCGACAAGACGGGGACTCTGACCGAAGGCCGATTTGGGGTCACCGATATCATACCACTTGCCGGCCTGAATGAGACCGAAGTCCTGAGAATGGCCGCATCTCTGGAAGCAAACTCGGAGCACTCCATAGCAGCAGGAATTGCAGAAGGCTCAAAAGAAATGGGCATTGATCTCATTCCCATCCAGGGATTTAAGTCAATTCCCGGAAAAGGGATTGAAGGTCAGATTCAGGGAAGGAGCTGGATGGTGGCAAGCCCAGGTTACCTGAGAGAGAACAACATCAAGCTAGATGATGATAGAGTGAACAGGCTGGCGGAGCAGGGGAAGACAGTCGTCTTTTTACTGGAAGAGGATCGGCTTGTCGGGGCCGTAGCCCTGGCCGATGTGATAAGAAAAGAATCCAGAGAGGCAATCGAAGAGCTCAGGTCGATGAACATCAACTGCATGATGCTCACCGGAGACAATCGATTCGTCGCCCGATGGGTGGCGGAGGATCTGGGCTTGGACGACTTTTTTGCAGAGGTATTGCCCCATGAAAAGGCTCAGGCCATAAGGAATGTTCAGAGGGAATACATTGTGGCTATGGTTGGAGACGGGGTTAATGATGCACCTGCCCTGGCGCAGGCTGATGTGGGAATTGCCATCGGAGCGGGCACTGATGTAGCCATTGAATCGGCGGACATAGTGCTGGTCAGGAACGATCCCAGGGATATGGCAAATATCATCCGCCTGTCGAAAAGGACTTACAGCAAGATGTTCCAGAACCTGATATGGGCAACGGGCTATAACGCACTGGCCATCCCTCTGGCCGCAGGCGTCCTCTACGGCTATGACATAATTCTCAGTCCCGCCATCGGGGCTATTCTCATGAGCGCCAGCACGGTGATAGTGGCTATAAATGCGAGGCGGCTGGAAATGTAACATGAGCTGGATTTGCCATGCTCGAACATCTTTTGGGCTCTTCGCTGAATTATGTGGGTCAGGCCCGGCAGCGATTATAGCCTCTGTTCCTCTGCGCCTCTGTGGTTGGGTCAGAGCATAGCAGCTCACCACAGAGTCACTGAGACACAGAGAATCAGCGATTCAAGTTCACCCATTTTAAATAGTGAGGAGCCATCTTTTGGATCGATTCGGTCTGACCCATTGCAGCACCCCAAAGCTATCGAATCATCACCTTTCCTAAGGTTACCAAAAACAGCGCCAAGAGCAGCCAGCCCAATATC
Proteins encoded in this window:
- a CDS encoding indolepyruvate oxidoreductase subunit beta, with protein sequence MRTSECDMVIVGVGGQGVILISDVIGRAGVLAGKPVRGAETHGMAQRGGSVINHTRIGCRFSPLVAPGSADLLIALEPAEALRFGHFLSPDGVALISNQPVLPVTVTTGRARYPSLDDLIEPLCGQCQRVLALDATALARKAGTAQAMNVVMLGALSQYIPLSEEHIIQALVEVVPPKHLEANKRAFALGKAEVE
- a CDS encoding HEAT repeat domain-containing protein, which gives rise to MEEEKKMVENKPEENKTEEKAEPVITRSMREEACPTCGATEPSMPAVLPDMSWSIEKLIAATKDKHMLVRSNAIMLLSKRDISESLEALIEALKDEEYLVKSNAMVAIAGYGKQVSDRMIEALEDADKDVRAGAAWVIGELKENRAVAALEKVAKDDYPLARIQAKASLIAMGRGPKKPEAQPPVAQTSEDSTEEGDKEAEKSEEKKAE
- a CDS encoding dodecin family protein yields the protein MEAPIGKSVYNFIDLVGTSNESWEDAVQSAINTANRKLTNVRIAEVTRMDTRLREGGIMEYRVRVTLSFKHEVEPETL
- a CDS encoding glycosyltransferase family 2 protein, translated to MPRISLIIPTRNESQTIRQCIQRALEAFEKAGLEGEIIVADSSTDQTADIAASCGAKVVFPQRLGYGNAYLLGFQEAGGDYIFLMDGDLTYDPETILDMLPCLESGEYDLVMGSRLKGRIIPGAMPALHRYVGNPILTWILNRLFSAGISDAHCGLRGITRDALYKLNLRSGGMEFASEMVIEAASRGLRIAEVPITYYPRRGDSKLNSFTDGWRHMRFMMLYRPGPFLLVPGLVALLLGLILAVVVYIEGGSRMHSLILGGLLLIIGYQMLLAGMHFRAFGAAWGLSRSSGMKKLISYHSLEKELLIGLALLAAGIVIGLVVLMRWRGAGFGALDAAQNAMVAMILTILGIQTIFSGMFISLLLLYNGHQDGE
- a CDS encoding glycosyltransferase family 4 protein; translated protein: MEIAYVYDAVYPWVKGGAEKRIYEISRRLAARGHVVHCYGMKWWQGEDEIEREGVRFHGICEPRPLYVNGKRSIGEAAYFAARLLSHPSKEAVVDCQNFPYLSCFSARLLNSWRKKNQKLFITWHEVWKDYWHEYLGKKGEIGRITELIAARLTDRNLAVSKRTARDLESLGARGVQVVPNGIDWQKIEGIAPSPKSFDIVFAGRLAAHKNIHLLIQAVSIMKSEIPDVRAAIIGDGPEMERLRSLTGKLGLEKNIEFCGFLENYDDALALMKSSRAFASPSTREGFGMAALDANACGLPVVTVEHRMNAVMDLVTENTGIICPPAPEDLADGLLLALQESPRMRRPCLKLAQGYDWERICDLVEKIYEEE
- a CDS encoding ATP-binding protein, which codes for MNERTNDYIISLVHELSKQPREAEWVEFKSNYAEPHDIGEYISALSNSAALAGKSSAYIVWGVSDGNHSIIGTQFSPKTTKVGNEELENWLLHELSPRIHFQFFEVKVEGLSVVLLEIGRASRQPVQFKGNEFIRVGSYKKRLKDFPEKERALWHIFDRYPFESSMAAERVSGEEVLKLLDYPAFFDLLKLPLPESRAGILEALANDSLIAPCEASGWDITNLGAILLAKRIDSFTALKRKPIRVIQYRGNNRIETIKEYVLVKGYASGFEGLIEYINGLLPSNELIGQALRKKVPMFPELAVRELVANALIHQDFSIAGASPMVEIFADRIEVTNPGKPLVDTYRFVDTPPRSRNEALAALMRRFGICEERGSGWDKVVFQTELYQLPAPLLEATSDHTRVVLFAHRPLTKMDKADRVRAVYLHACLRYVNRENMTNTSIRERFGIEQRNLALASRLIREAVDSGLVLPYDPSAAPKLMRYIPFWADPRRDKIT
- the mauJ gene encoding methylamine utilization protein MauJ — protein: MKYSPLGIKDHFKKVDDRTVGISDLPLKFQGSTVTIDFDDVGTYKGPFVVKCFLASEFLIYFNDTEHHVNPWEGFSHLLFHEHCDHRLNEISFEYRYPDVNADLHQATVELKSIEGLLRSIVMTIPEDNIDSALDIAHKTFIGILDAICLRKRIPIQIQRIEVLTKKGRMQRSYTTMPYMPVELDVDDIITVNYIPQVLRPCLTLYREAINSCNPYYRLLCLFRISERLREIQNENVMKLKQDLSFKRPSITIPDNDLTRIFFKRFIGKSLNNFLENHVKTEYRNNISHLGLRKGSFDAYGNMKLPPADNKINSSVEATNAVLIDAINVAIKEEITIMKKYNLA
- a CDS encoding heavy metal translocating P-type ATPase; this translates as MEHNIHGMHGTAKGHKTDDAGEMHENHQMGMARHPDKSSKRHRGRHEGHKTEDFKRRFIISLIITIPILLLSSFIQELFRFELQFPGSLYVVFLLSSLVYFYGGYPFLKGFFKEVKDKNIGMMTLIATAISAAYFYSSAVVFGLMGETFFWELATLIDIMLFGHWIEMRSILGASRALEELVKIMPSEAHLIKDGQTVEVKVESLKPGDRVLVKPGEKIPIDGTVIEGETSVNESMLTGESRPVRKRAGDDVIGGSINGEGSISIEVKKIGSETYLSQIIELVRQAQESKSRTQDLADNAARWLTIISLSVGAITFAAWLNFSKDSAFAIERAVTVMVISCPHALGLAVPLVVAVSTSLAAKSGLLIRDRSAFERARDIQAVVFDKTGTLTEGRFGVTDIIPLAGLNETEVLRMAASLEANSEHSIAAGIAEGSKEMGIDLIPIQGFKSIPGKGIEGQIQGRSWMVASPGYLRENNIKLDDDRVNRLAEQGKTVVFLLEEDRLVGAVALADVIRKESREAIEELRSMNINCMMLTGDNRFVARWVAEDLGLDDFFAEVLPHEKAQAIRNVQREYIVAMVGDGVNDAPALAQADVGIAIGAGTDVAIESADIVLVRNDPRDMANIIRLSKRTYSKMFQNLIWATGYNALAIPLAAGVLYGYDIILSPAIGAILMSASTVIVAINARRLEM